Part of the Emys orbicularis isolate rEmyOrb1 chromosome 10, rEmyOrb1.hap1, whole genome shotgun sequence genome is shown below.
TTCTTTTAGAAGCTGGAACATTTGATTCCAATGGATTTTTTGTCCTTTTCAACTTGGCAGACActtttgttggcttttttttcATCCAGTCTCCCCTCCCAGCTTCATCTGCCACCTCTGACCCTGTCCAGGAACCTCAGAGTAACAGAAAATGTTCTGTTGGTTCTGGACAGCAGTCCCAGGGACCTTGAAGTAACAGGGAATGCAGTGGGGATCCTAGGCAGCCGCAGTAGCAGGAATGACAGGGCATTGGTTAATATGCACTGAGCATAAAGTCTATGAAGTATCACTGAACCACAGCCCTATTTTTCATGCCCTGTTGCACTGTTTTGTCAGGTCACTGTTATCATTATTATATATTGCCTGTATTGAGGTAGCTCCCAAAAGCCTCCATCAGGCTCAGGGTCCCATagcgctaggtgctgtatgttTGTACACAGACAGACATGGCTCCTGCATGGAAGAAATTAAACCTAGAGTGAAACAAGATGAACATGCTAAACAAAAGctggggaatggggagggagatTGAGGATGAAGAAGGTAAGATCCAGTGGTTACGTAGATTAGCTACATGCACAACTCCATGGTTCTGGTCATTCCAATTTGtctgaaatgtaaaataaacCAAATAACCTGTCCTGAACTGCCGGCCAATCTAGCCATCAACGGTTTCCTGTAGAAGTAGATCTTAGAGTGGGCAAGATCACCCTTTATATGCGTTTAAAGTTTCTCTTTCACAGGCCTCCTGTACAATAGAAAGTTTCTGCttaaatttcccaccattgcatCCCCTGGTTCAGCTTGGCCACTGATGGCAAAGGTGAGAGCTAGACAGGCATGCGTGTCATTTCTGTGACATCACATAAGACATTTTCACTATCCTGCTCACCCAAGCATGGGATTTAATTTTCTACATGCTCACGGGCAGACTCACACACAACGGTTGCTACATGTCAAGCACGTTCATGCATGTCACAATTTGCATGACtcttctgtcccccaccccaccacgtTCACTGATATTTTCCTCCCCTTCATGCTCCCTCAAAACCGGAATAtctgcacagctatttttaaccccacagcctgagcccgcaagcccaagtcaattgatccAGGCTCTGAGGCTTGGCACTGGgcgtttttctttgcagtgtaggtATATCCATAGGGCTTAAAATACAGATAGAGGCTTGCAGCCCTGTCTATAGTAGGGCTCCCACCATTGCTAGCATGGAACTGCCCCAGAGTTAGCACCAATGGGAGATTTTAGCTGACGTTTCCAAGCCTAGAGTCAACCTGCCACACTAAAAACAAGCCCAGCGTGTGGCTGAACACAGCTTGACTGTGATAGAGAAAGGGATCCTGGCACTAGTGTCACGTGGTGTGAGGAGTCAGTGCATCAGAAACTGGGCTGCCCCTGCTGTAGTGGGTTCTCCCCCCTCTGTGCTCCCGACAATCGCTGCTTCACTCAGGCCTCATCTATAGTCCCTACCTCATCGGGGggttgtgaggagaaatacattatGATGCTGAGGCACTCAGATCACTGCAGTGatggggccagataagtaccggTAGATAGATATGGAGGGCACAGAAGAACCAAAGCCAGATAGAAAAAGTTTGCCAGGGTAGCTACACCAGCAAACCCTCCTAATGGAGGTGTAACTTCTACTGGCACAATTgtgcttttgccagcacagcttcTACTAGGTCCACAGTGAAATAAGCTAACCCAGCAAACCCACTCTTTTCTGGACTAACTGCATGTAGGTCTTGTAGAAAAGGCTTTTACTAGTATAAAAATGCCACACAATATCACCCCCTAATTGACATTCCATTATATTCACAAAGGTTTCTCCTgaagaccgcccccccccccctcgaggATGGGTGACTATCAGGAGAGCCAAAGGCAGGAtgagggaagagggaaggaaattGCTTGATTAACCTCCCATTCAGAGAATAAACTCTGGCCCTGGCTTTGCAGTGGGTGGGACAGGTCTTGTTCTCTCAGAGAATGGCTGCCCAGTAGGCTCTGCTTAGCCCTGGTGTGTTCACACCTCCCCCTCTGACTTTGATGTGGGACACAGAGTTTGGAAGCTGGCTGGCTCCCCTCCCGGGGGCATTGGGAGCTAATTAAATCCCTGCATTCTCACCCTGCCTCAGGCAGGagcacatgggggaggggggagagagagagagaaggactggAGTAATTGAAAGATTGACACTGGTGCAGGAGGGAAAGGGAGCAGAGCAGTGTGAATGGACAGTGAGAAAATGCTAGGGGAGCATTGAATTGGGGTCAGGAAAGCAACCTGGGCTGATGCACCCCACCGGAATCTGGACACTCCAGTGTAGCATGAGCTGCTTCCTCACTGGGAATTCTTAGGCTTTCACTGGCTCTCAGTGCAATTCAAACTGGTTTTGTTGGCTGGCTGTACAAGTGTGGCCAAAACACAGAACGACAGAATCCCTGCGTGTTGTCACAGGCGCTTAGCGTACATGGCAgctgctcagacactacagtggtGAAGGTAACAACAGAGTGATTAATAATAATCAGGCTTAGCTCTTATGCACAGCTTTTCACACATAGCTCTCAAAGTGCCTTAAAGGAAGGCAGtatccttatccccattttacagatggagaaactgaggccaggAGAGGGGTAAGTGATTGGCCAAGGTctgacagcaagtcagtggcagagttgggaatagaatccaggtttccAGGTGCCCAGTCCCCAGTTAGTGAGAGCCCCTTCCTAGAGCACTATGGCCAAGAGTCTCAAAAGtgtttaagcacctaactcccattgatctttGAAGACCTGGGCCTGTGATCCTACCTTTAGCAGCTCTGAATGTGTGATTATCTTCAGTGTTAATGACTTTACTGGTATGACAAAGTGCACAAGTGTCGCCAAAGTTAATCTATTGGGTAGCGCTGGCAGTTACTCACTGTCTCTTCTCTTAATGATACTTTGCAATTTTTTTGCACCTTCTAGAGGAGGCTCTCCAAGTGCCTTAGAAACACCAGTCTCACTGTGCCACCGGAAAGGAGGGGAATATTCTCACTTCCACTTTACTAATGGGAGcctaggcacagagaggttatgtGACTTGGACGAGGTCACAGAGCTAGTTTgtaacagagccaggaaaagaaccagAGCTGTCTGACTCCCAGCCCATTGTCTGCACTATAAGGCCACCCTTCCTCCCTTAACCCACAGGCCCATATGCTATCTGTCCAGCTGTCTGTCAAGCTATTTTATGGAGCAGGGAGATAATCATAAATGAAGTGTTACCGagaaccctgccccccccccccccccccgccatctaAATGAGATCTGGCTGCTTTCCGTGGTTACAATCTGGGAGAAAGGCACCCAGAGGAGAGATGTCATCAGACTCAGACCTCTGCATGCTCGCCAGCACTGGCAATAGCCAATCAATCAGCTCTGGCTGTTCTCTGCCATCTGACACCGGCATAACCCCCAGCCAGCCTCCAAACACTGGTTTGGCCTCTGCGTTTCTACCTGCCAAAAGGGAGCTCAGACCTTGGGGGTTGGAATGTGTGATTCACTGCTCCTTTGCTTTATGTTTAGGGAGGATTTGGCTTGTGTGTCTTGGAGAGACCTTGTCCGGCGAGGATGGATCTCTTGCATCTCTTACGGCTGCTGCTTACCGCCTGTGTGTTCGGCCTGTCCCAGACAATCAACCCCTTTGTGGTGCAGCAAACTGCATCCGACCCTTGCTACGATGAGAACAGCGCCCCCCGGCGCTGCATCCCCGAGTTTGTCAATGCTGCCTTTGGGAAGGAAGTGCAGGCCTCCAGCACGTGTGGGAAGCCTCCCACTCGCCACTGCGATGCCTCAGACCCCCGCAAAGCCCACCCGGCATCTTACCTCACGGACCTCAACACTGCCTCCAACATGACGTGCTGGCGCTCCGAGAGCCTGCACCTTTCCCCTCAGAATGTCACACTCACCCTCTCCCTGGCCAAGAAGTTTGAGGTGATTTATGTCAGCCTGCAGTTCTGCTCGGCCCGACCTGAGTCAGCAGCCATTTTAAAATCTATGGATTATGGCAAGACCTGGGTGCCTTACCAGTACTACTCCTCCCAGTGCCGGAAGATTTACGGCAAGCCCAACAAAGCCACCGTCACCAAGCAAAatgagcaggaggcgctgtgcacCGATGGCCACACAGATCTGTACCCGCTCACTGGGGGCCTCATTGCCTTCAGCACGCTGGACGGACGGCCCTCCGCCCAAGACTTTGACAACAGCCCAGTGCTCCAGGACTGGGTGACAGCTACGGACATCCGGGTCATTTTCAGCCGCCCCCATTTGTTCCGGGAGCTGGGGGGCCGGGACAATGAGGAGGATGATGGCGGGACCGGCTCGTTTTCATACTATTATGCCGTGGGTGAGTTCCAGGTCGGGGGGCGGTGCAAGTGCAATGGGCACGCCTCCCGCTGCGTGAAGGACAAGGAGGGCAAGCTCGTGTGTGACTGCAAGCACAACACTGAGGGCCCCGAATGCGACCGCTGCAAACCCTTCCATTATGACCGCCCGTGGCAGAGGGCCAACGCCAGGGAGGCCAACGAGTGTCTAGGTAAGAGATTGCTCCTCTTCCTCGCCCACCACAATCAGATCTGGGAGCGTGTGCAGAGAAGCAGGGGCAGATGCACTCAGACAGCATTCTGTCTGTCTATATCACACTTATCAACATGGTATCTCCAGAATGATCAATGGAGCAATGCCAGGGATAAATGTGGCTCAGTATTTTCTGTctgtctatgggtatgtctacactgcagcacatACGGACAGACCTGAGCTAGCATTGATCTAGCTAGTGTGGGTACTAATAGTAGGGAAGCTGAGGCAGCGAGGGCTGCACAAGGCCGGctgggaccctgggtatgtactcaagcTGCTGCTTTATTGCCCAGGGCTTCACTGCTATGGTTATTTGAGCCAGCTAGATCAAAGCCAGCTCAGGTATGTttgcatgtgctgcagtcacacatatgattgcagtgtagccatccCCTATCTCACACTCATCAACAGTGCCTCTCCAGAgtggtcagtggagttacaccagggataacTTTGGCCCAGTGTTCTGCTTTTCAGAGCAATTACTTCCTTACTGAGCACAGCGCTTGGGTTCTCCTAGAGAGCAGCTGCTTTGGGCTGGATAGATTAAAAATCCCCTCCGCCATCATACCTATTAGAGCCGCACCTAACATTCATAACAAACCTCAACCTTTTTAGAGGTTTGGAAAAGCTCAAGTAACTCATTTCCCCCTCCTTTATTATGCTTCATTCTTGTAGGTGTCTTTGCATCTTCCATGAATCAGCCAGATGCAAAAGCACCAAAGTACCCTGGAAAGTTATTGTTACGATTTATTACTCGAATGATGCCATAAATGTCAAGCACAGCACTTTACAACACAATTAAAAATTGATCAGGGCCTGATGCTGCTCTCGCTTACACTGGgtgtaaatgaggagttactCCAGTGTAACAAATTGGATTACTTCAGTGTAACTCTGgtataagtgaaatcagaattgaAGTCTGAGTCTCATAGGGGAaccagagggaaaggaggaggagaaaaccaTATGATTATGCAGCCACTTGGGAGGCTAATGAATGTGTCTAGAGGACACTGGAGAAGCTTGTtaggtttttttatatttaatgtatTGTTTATATGTGCCAGAGCCCAACTTCCTGTTCAAAACAATATTGCAAGAGTACTTTTATAATGGCTTGTGGGTCAGTGTCTAAAGCTGGGCTCCCAAGAACAGTTAGTtgctgttttgaaaatgtatagGCTAGtgtgttcccccccacccctcagtttCAAAACTGGTTGATTCAGTTTTGctcaaacaagcaagcaaacgaAGCCAAATCTGGTAAATTCGGGACTGAACGGTGAATCTTTAGGAAAATCATGAACtgaaaaaagaataataaaatgggaataactggGCAAGCTTAAGAATAGCTTCTGCTAGTCACCCTGGCTGTAGCAATCTATTCTATCTAGTATATGTCAAGAGTAACTTCACTGGAGCCAGTGTAAAGTGGATTGTTAAGCTAGAGGAGACTCGGGGGCTGAGGGATTCAGATTAGGGTCTGGGTTTTGAGGATGTTTTCCAAACCCAACCTCTGAACCTCGTGAGGttcgccccccaccccaccttcacCTCTGGGTTCTGATTGCATCACTGAACTGCTTGGCTGGTCCTTGACCATCCATGTCCATGCTTGAGACAGCAGAGTATCCCCTGACCTCCCCAGGAGAGAGGAGGCTGAAGAGGTCCCTCACAGGCAGGTAATGTTCGCCATCCCTTCCAGAAATATCCAAGGAGATTGCTCCTTCTTTCCCACCACCCCCCACCATTGGGGTCAGTCCTTTGGCAGATGGAACTGAAAAGATAGAGAAAAgaaaagccaggaggaggagggagagaagcgcTGGCCCTTTAAGATGTCCCTGACAAGCCCGCCACACACACAAAGGCGGCTTAGCAGAGCTGCCGTGTGAAAGTTTTTCCTGTCGActccatcccctctgcctccctttcccctctCAGGCTTTGTGCCCTCTGTGAAGGGCCCTGAAAGAGCTCCTCCATCACACGCCTCCAAAGGGCTTAGCGGCTGAAAGCCGGATTAGCTCCTCAAGCCTTCCCCTCTGTGTCTTTCAACAATGACATCTTGCCAGCCAGCCCGAACAAATGCAGCAATTAGCACCAATTAAAGGGAGAGGGCCCACCTGGCCATTCGTTTTGCACAGCCTTGGCATTCCCTTGCTGCCACCCCTGTGaatccccctacagccccgttcTAGGGGCCCTGCACCTCTGGAGGCTAAGCTGGCCCCACCGTGGCGTGGGGCTAGGCCCAGCCTGAGCCTCGGTAGCTGGGCAAAGGTGGCCTAAATGGAAGGTGCCGTCATGATGGAAGGTTGGATGAAGCCAACGCGGAGGGCGTGAGTCTCGGCAGCTGGACTCCAGCCCTGAGCCAGGCAGGCAGGACCAGGGGTGATCTGCAGAGTGCCTTATTCCAAGACCTGCTCCGGACACAGCAGACAAGCCAGTGGagtttacaaatacatttttcttaatgTTCCCATTGGGGCTGTCACCGCTTGTCTCAGCTTGCTGTCATTGCCAAAGGTCCAGATCCAGCCCTGGGGTAGCTCAGAACCTGCCTTCGGTGGGAGACTGGAATGCCCATGATGTTCTCCTTGGCTGACACCACGTGGGAGAAAGATGACATGAAATGATTTGTAACGGGGACAATTACACATTTCTGACTAAGTGAAGCCAGGCACAAGTGGGGCTCAGAAACTGTCTTTGTGGCTGCCTGGACAGGTTCTTTCCTCCTTCTGTAGCGTCACTTGCATGGCAGCAGTACTGTAGCTGTGTCTCCTGTGGCCTCCACACTCAAAAGTCCTGAGATTCTGGAGGCAACCCTGAGAGCTGGACACCCCCACAAACACCTCCCCTCAGGCCTGCATCTCAGGCTGTGACTTCATGGGAGGTGCCGGAGTGAGACTAAAACTTCATTTGGCCCACAATGGAGAAGCAGAAAATGGGGAAAGCACTGAGGGATTCTTTGGGCTCCACTAACTTTGCTGAAGTTCTGTGAGTTGAGTCCTGGCAAAGAGGAGATCCCATTAGATTCCCAAAACAATCTGGTCTCGGCTCACAgatggatttttgttttgatgATTTGGGTGTTTCCAGTCCCAGCTGAATCATAGGAATGCAGCGGTGGAAACAAACCCACAAAGAAATGTGAATTGAACGTTGTTTTTGCGGACCTCAAAAAAGACGTGGGTTTGAGTTTTAGGAGGAAGCCTGGGTCGGTTCTTCTTTTGGAACTGCCTGCCTCTGTCTGTTTCAAAGCGCTGGTGTAAGGTGCCCGCTTAGCAGTGTTAGCTCATGGAACCAAAGAGTCACCTGATGCCGTGTATTGCTGGGTTGTATCATAGTAAGGTACCAGTGCAATGCTGCAGGGCAAATGTGgtttcatagaaccatagaagattagggttggaagagacctcaggaggtcatctaatccaaccccctgctcaaagcaggaccaaccccaactaaatcatcccagccagggctttgtcatagaatcatagaatatcagggttggaagggacctcaggaggtcatctagtccaaccccctgctcaaagctgggccttaaaaacctctaaggatggagattccaccacctccctaggtaacacattccagtgcttcaccaccctcctagtaaaatagtgtttcctaatatccgacctagacctcccccaatgcaacttgagaccattgctcgttgttctgtcatctgccaccactgagaacagccaagctccatcctctttggaaccccccttcaggtagttgaaggctgctatcaaatccccccacactcttctcttctgcagactaaacaaacccagttccctcagcctctccttgtaagtcatgtgccccagtcccctgatcattttcattgcccttcactggactctctccaatttgtccacatcctttctgtagttggtGGCCCAAatctggatgcaatactccagatgtggcctgaccagggccgaatagaggggaataatcacttcccctgatctgctggcagtgctcctactaatgcagcccaatatgccgttagccttgttggcaacaagggcacactgctgactcttatccagcttctcatacactgtaatccccaggtccttttctgcagaactgctgcttagacaAGGCAAGTACCGGCAGAGTCATTAAGCCCTTTGCAGCTGTGTAGGCCTCCAGGGTCAATAGCACTGCGAACTGGTCTGCCCGTTGTTGGACGGGGGGTTTCACATTGCCTCTCAGAGTTTGCGGTGCTGGTGCTGCCGCTGCTGGGGTGCCGGGGAGGGAGAGTGGCCCAGCACAGATAATGTAAATCATGGCATAAAGATTGGGAACTCGTGATGTCATGTCATGCCACTGGGGCACGAATCGCCCCAGTATACAACACAACCCCCTGGCGAGACATGAACGGTAATATGGGATGCTGCAGCATTAGCCCCAGGGATAGCTCCAGATGGTTTTGATGTGCCGCAAGTTCTGGCTGGCAGGAAGTGAGAGCACACTGTCACATTCAGGCCTTCCCTTGGCGCTCACCATTTTGCCTCTCTCCTAATTGGAAGGAAGTTGAGAGGGTATTTCACTCTCCAAGGCTCCTTGACTTCTGTTGGGAGGACCAGCGGGGGATGGGCCATGGTGCGATGGTGCCTGCTTTTGAGCTGAGGATATTGGAATGGAAGCCACCAGCTTATTTCATGCTACTAAACAGCATCCGCTGGTAACAAGTTTGCCCGTATTGGTCTGAGTCAGCTGGAAGGCTCCATATCTGATTGCCAATGCCCTGAGCAGCGGGTCCCTTGGGGGACAAACAGTCATGGTGGTACCTTGCCCAATCATTACCTCCTGCTCCCAAAGGGGGGACGCTTATGTTGAAATGATCAACAGGGAAATAGTGAACAATATTGATATTTAGCTTGCcctcattaggcttcagagtcaaGCCCCCTTGAGATGAATGGGGGCAGATCACACCCCCTTTCAGTACtgctgtttcaggctgtctgcagactcacaTTCAGAGGGTTTTCTTAATTTGCAGTGAGCAGGGCTAGAGAAttgattttgaaaatataaaagcaAAAGCTCAAATTCTGCCAAAGCCTAAGGAAGCTGCAGAGAACCATTCCCACCAGGCAGCAGGTCAGTCCACTCCCACCTGAGCCACCCTGTTCATCTCTGCCACCCCTGCGTGCCAGCTcaatccatcccctgccacccaatACCCTGGCGTCTTTCCAGCACATGCATCCCCGCCCAGCCCCTTTGTGcagatgtaacccacacacttcctgggtgtggtgctctgtcccgagaccacttagagagagattgagtctgctctatagccttagctaacagccacatggcttttagctcactcagtagaggctcatacactaagctccagaggccccagattCAATCCTACCtgctgacgactggggtctgtcggagACACTGCTCCTCTTTCCTGCAAGTGTGGACCTTGCTCAGCAGTAAGGTTTGTTAGTTTCTTGTGAGAGTTGGAAAGAGAAGCTGTGAGAtgggggctgggcccaggattctgCTTTGGCATGATTCAAAGAACTCTCTTGCAGATTAAAACTGTgtctgctgcagggaggggggagagatccctcccacttcctgatGGGCATCGCCTGCCAGCCGCCCACCTGGGTggatcccagctggggcagaATTGCCAAGAGAGAAGGAAGCCCCTCCATAACCCCGGAGGCTGAAAGATTGCAGTCAGGTCTCCAGGCTCAAGAGACTCCCGTGGTGATCCGTTGGCTTCATTTTCATAGGCTTGgggcctttgttttctttttaacagcCCACGAGGGGGAGAGTCAGAGGGGTGTGAATGTGTGTGCAGGCTCCTCCCAGTGATCATGTTATAATAAGTGCAAATTATTCTTGCTGGGCTTTCCCTGCCCACCCCACATTTAATTGTTAGAGCGCGCGTATGAGATGCTGCATTCCTCAGGCTCCTGCTCTTGGAATTAGACCTGTCATTAGGGCTTCTGCAGACACCAAGGGCTGCGTGGGGGGGATTAGCGGGATGCAGCCACTGGAAGTAATTGATCCACTCTCTGGTAATTCTGGAGCTCTTGTTCCCATTGTCGCCACCACGGCTGGAGCACTTTTCTGAATGGAGTACAGAAGGGAAACCTTGCTCCGGTGATTGGAATCCGTTCCGTTTGTAGAGGAGCAAGAGGGAAATAATAGCTGAGGGGAGCTTTGATCCCAGCACTTGCCAGCGAAATAGTAAATTCTCCTGGAAGAGCCAAGCtggctgggctgagctgggaaGCCGAAGGCCTAATGAATTTGTAACACCAGTGTCTGTGAACAACTCCTGGAGTCACAACCCTTTGCCTTAGCCATCTCCTCTCTCAGATCCATCCTGTGCCCATTTCTTTTTCTGTAATCTCTGGGCACCTGTCTATAGGTGGGAAACTATCTCAGAAATTCAAACTGGTTTTAAAACTGGTTGGAGTCATAATGTAAACCTGGTTCCAGGTGGCCTGGAGCCTTTACAGTGGCTTTGTCCTCCTTCAGAAAAAACAGGCcaggctgcctggagcctgctctATGTTGTCTGTAGGCCCTTTGAACAGAAGAACTGGCTTTAAAGCCAGTTAGAATTTTTGAAGCAATTTTCCCAGTGTGGAGGCTCAGAGCTGCCTCCATCACCACAGCAGCGAAGCTGTTGGAGACCCACCACGAGAGAGCAGCATTAAGCCAAGCACATCAGCAGACAGGCATTACGAGAGCTGGGTCAGCAGCTTATCCAAATAGCAGGCAAGCTGGGTGTGAGCGGGCTTTCTTCCCTAGCTCTGGCTGAGCCAGCCTGCAGCCAGCCGAGGAACTGCCTTTCCTGCAGGGTTCTGGGGCTCCTGTCCCACCTGGACCTCAGGAATGCAGGGCAATGGAATGACATTGGTGAGCAAGGGTCCGGGTCGGTTCCTCTCTGACCGGGAGTGTCTCTCTCGTCCCTAGGAGATTTAGGTACTGAGCGTGCTGGAGGCATGAGGGACTCGGCCTGTGACTGGGGCTGGGCCAAAACATCCTTACAGCCTCAGAAGGTTAACGAGCCCCTCAGTCACTCTTTCTGCCCCTTTGCAAGCCTCCTTTCAGAGGATGCAAGATGGTTGCCCCAGGTGGGGCAAGGAAACACGATCAGCATAGCGGGGATTTGCCTCTAGTCTGGTGTGCCAAAAGGAGCTTTGTGTCTGGGGCTCCTTCAGTTGAGTCAGACTTCCCTGGTGAAAACAGgctcttcccagagctggggaaaacCCTCAGTCTCACTCTCTGGTCCCTCCACATCTTTACAGAATAAGTTATCGCAGGTCTGAGAGCGTGAGAactgccctccccccaaactctTGATGGATCCCTGTCTGCGCATCCTTCCCCAGGTCTGGTTAGGATGCTGCACTGGGTGTCAATCGGACCTGGCTTCAATTCcaacctctgccactgactttgggCACAGTCGCAGCacctccctctgtgcctcagtttacttatCTGTACAGTGGGGATCATGagactgccctcctttgtaaagtgcttggagctcTGTGGCACAAATGCTCTAGCAAAGTGTTATTGGGGGTTTTATGTCACAGGGCTGTGCTTGTAGTGATTGTAGATGGCCTGAGACCGTCGCTCCAGCCCCAGGCCGTGCTGAATGTTGCTGGCCATGTCAGGGAGGTAGCACAACAAGGCCTGGCTCGTAGCCTGaagctgctgcctcctctcctctGCCCTGGAAGATAAATCCTACCTGGCCAGAGAAGGGAGCACAGCCAGACAATGGTGGAGGACCCAAGTCAGGGGGCCGCCTGTATTGTATGCAGCTCTCCCAGAGGGTTAGCAGTAGCAAGAGGTCTCAGGAAATCTGGGAGAAGGCAGAGGTGGCTGCTGCCTACTCCATCTCCAGAGCTGCTGTAGCACAGAGAACAAGCTCCCTGGAGGCCTGGGTGGAGAGTAGGATGAGGGAGAAATGCCAAGAGCTTCTAGCTGTAATGTGCAGCCTTAAATGCTACATGCCATGTCTCTCTCTGCTGTCCAGCCTAGGTCATCACTGCTGCTGATGACTGTGAGGGGATGCTCTGGGAAAGGCTCGGGTCAGTTAAAAGGGCCCCTTTGAGGTCTGTGCTGGGCCTGTCCATGTGACTGGAGATATGGGATCCAGGTAGCAGCAGGACTGAATGCAAGGGGAGGCTGAGTTTACCTGTGGAGCAGAGGCGGCCTCACCCCTTCTGACAGGAAGGAGGGGCCATGGTGTTTTGGAATGGACAGTAGCCACCGGCATAGGCCAGATGCTAATGACTATGGTGCAGCGTGTAGCATCACCAAGAGATGCTCAGGTAGAGCTCAGTGGAGGGAGATGGTTACTAGCCAGCTGGGCACTGGCTAATGATGGCTGAACCTCAGACTGTTGGCACTGAGCTGCCACAAGCTCAGTTGCTTTTCCAACCTCTTGCTCTTGCCAAACGGGGTTGAAAAATCTCCAAGAAGCTGCTTTCCTCAGGGGATTTTGACAGTGGGCTTGGTCTCCATCGTTCCCAGAGTCGCACAAAATTGGAAGAGCAGGGAAAAATGAGCTGGGCTTTGCCGAACCTCAGTGAGGTTCTGTGTGAGTTTAGAGAGGTTTGTGTCAGTTCTTCTGGCGTGAGTGTATACAGACCTGCACGGGACTGCGGGAATGGCCGGAGCACTCGCATGAGACCATGGTAAGCTGCATAGTGCTCTCAACCATGGCTGTTGACTTTTCTTCATAAGGCACGATGTATTTCTTTAGGGTGGGAGGTGAAGGGGGTGTTTGGGTCTAgattccccctcccagaggctagaAGTAGCAACCGTGCCTTGCAAGCATCCCGGCTGGGCACTCCTCCAGCAAAAGCAGGGGCGTAGTTCGAATCCATTGTGGGTTTGGCAGGACTGGCCATTCTAGGGTTTCGCTGAGACTGTTCCGTTAAATAATTATTCCCAGTGAATTCCCAGACGCAGGGAGCTCTCTCCCCTCTGCTTGCCAGCCCGGGCTCCATCCTTCCCTGAGTGAAGTATCCCTCTACCCA
Proteins encoded:
- the NTN3 gene encoding netrin-3 yields the protein MAKGGFGLCVLERPCPARMDLLHLLRLLLTACVFGLSQTINPFVVQQTASDPCYDENSAPRRCIPEFVNAAFGKEVQASSTCGKPPTRHCDASDPRKAHPASYLTDLNTASNMTCWRSESLHLSPQNVTLTLSLAKKFEVIYVSLQFCSARPESAAILKSMDYGKTWVPYQYYSSQCRKIYGKPNKATVTKQNEQEALCTDGHTDLYPLTGGLIAFSTLDGRPSAQDFDNSPVLQDWVTATDIRVIFSRPHLFRELGGRDNEEDDGGTGSFSYYYAVGEFQVGGRCKCNGHASRCVKDKEGKLVCDCKHNTEGPECDRCKPFHYDRPWQRANAREANECLACNCNLHARRCRFNMELYKLSGRKSGGVCLNCRHNTAGRHCHYCKEGFYRDMSKSITDRKACKACDCHPVGAAGKTCNQTTGQCPCKDGVTGLTCNRCAKGYQQSRSPVAPCIKIPAINPTSVVTSTEEPADCDSYCKPAKGNYKINMKKYCKKDYVVQVNVLDMETVANWAKFTVNVLSVYKCRDERVKRGDNFLWIHMKDLACKCPKIQISRKYLVMGISENPTDRPGLMADKNSLVIQWRDAWTRRLRKLQRREKKGKCLKP